The following are from one region of the Paenibacillus bovis genome:
- a CDS encoding Rrf2 family transcriptional regulator — translation MAYNSRFAVAIHTLSLLDSTEGRITSEMIAGSVNTNPVVIRRMISQLTKSGLLRTQPGVAGAQLTRSADQITLLDIYRATQNDARDELFAIHDNPNPNCEVGRNIQQELEQVFARAQRAMEQELEQITLHQITTDIHQMEEVRQAIQS, via the coding sequence TTGCTTGATTCCACAGAGGGACGGATTACTTCAGAGATGATCGCAGGCAGCGTTAATACCAATCCGGTGGTCATCCGGCGAATGATTAGCCAGTTAACCAAATCAGGCTTGCTGCGTACCCAGCCAGGGGTTGCCGGTGCACAGCTGACCCGTTCCGCTGACCAGATCACACTGCTCGATATTTACCGGGCGACGCAGAATGATGCACGGGATGAATTATTTGCTATACACGATAATCCCAATCCCAATTGTGAGGTTGGACGCAATATCCAGCAGGAGTTGGAACAGGTATTTGCCCGCGCCCAGCGTGCGATGGAGCAGGAATTGGAGCAAATTACACTGCATCAGATTACGACAGATATCCATCAGATGGAAGAAGTTCGCCAGGCGATTCAGAGCTAA